The sequence TTCATCCTACTttaaaactctttcaaattGATCTTTTAAAGATCACGACTCtttaatatatagatatattattaagataatcatgaaaaaacttgcttttattttttgaatgagAAAAACATTTTCGAACTCATGTTTTCTATCTCCTTCAACTTTTGGAGTCGACAGTTTTGACAAAGTTTTACATATTCAGTAAATGCGTgaagtatatatattttcgaGATTActattgatattttgaaatttgaaatacgcgGATCGGATGTAAAtaagagtaggtttcttgtgagacggtatcacgaatttttatctgtgagacggatcaaccttaccgatattcacaataaaaagtaatactcttagcataaaaagtaatatttttttatgaatgaaccaaataaaatatctgtatCATAAAATACTatccgtgaaatcgtctcacacaagtttttgtctgaTATGTATTCATATTTGAGTGGTGACGTGTTCTTCCTTCACATAAAAACCCAGACTCCTCACTTCACTTTTCCTGTTGGGTGCGTGTGAACCACTgactttttcttttataatattaataaaataaatagaatttGTAAAGTAATATTATTTAGTAATGACTTATACCTATCTACATATGAAATCCACCGCCATTCCAATCCCCACGCAACTTCCCAACACCCCCAGACACTTTAAATACTCAACTTCCCTAAACTTTCTTCCACAACTCACTTTCTTTCACTCCAAGTCTTTCAAAATTCCACTATCTGTTCTATCACACGCTACGGTTATGGCTCTTGAAGCTCTCAATTCTTCAGCCGCTCCGTTGCCGCCTGTTTTGACTCGGCGGTTTGATGATGGAAGCGGTGTTGAGACACCCTTCAGAAAAGGGAAGCGGACGAAGCGAGAAACGTCGACGGATGATTCTTGCCAATCAGAGGAAGAATACTTGGCGGCTTGCCTTGTTATGCTTGCCCGCAGCGGCGACGCTTCCACAACCTCCGCCGTCCGTCCCTTGAACCCAGACGTCAAAGGCGGGAACTCGCTTGCCGGATTGACGGACAGAACTGACGCCACCGCCTCAGCCTCGAAACGGACAAAACAGTTTTCTGCTAAGGCGGCGGCGCCTGACCAGAACCAGTTTTACAAGTGCAGTGTTTGCAGTAAATCTTTCTCATCCTACCAAGCCCTGGGCGGCCACAAAGCCAGCCACCGCGTCAAGCCACCGATCGCCGCTACGTCCTCGGAAGAAAGCAATCTATCAACCTCGGCTTCCACACACGCGTCGAACATATACCCTCTGAACCCAAATGGAAGGCTTCACGCGTGCTCCATATGTCACAAGACCTTCCCCACCGGCCAGGCTCTAGGCGGCCACAAACGCAGACATTACGAAGGAAAAATCGGCAGTGCCACCACCAAAACTGCACGCTCGAAAAGCGTCAGCGCCTCAAGTGACGTGACTACTTCTCATGGCGACGGAGACAGCACCGCACCCCATCGGAATTTCGACTTAAACCTCCCGCCATCACCGGAACTCGAGCTGAATTTGATGATCGGTCTTCGAGAAGTAGAAAGTTCCGTATAATTAATATTTGGTTATTGTAATATAACACACACTATAAAACTTGAATTCATTTGAGCTTAGTTTTAATAATACTTGCAATTTTTTCATGGATTGGTATATAAGAATTACATTTACATGTAAATGAAAATTGCTTCTTTTTTACATTTTGCTGCTAATTTATGCCgataacttttatttaataatttttgtcatggaagtttaatttaattatagaaACACGAACAAAATCTTGGGGCCGACACGAAGATGTGTATGTGGTACATACCCGATGTTGCACTTGGCAAACTCATTGTTATATAACATTAGCTATATTGtaaaaatgattatattttattttgataaaagttctataatttttagttcggttcaagttttgaggtatttatttatgttttgactGTTAAACTCAAAATTCcaatatttcaaattaattcaaacttgtatttatttttcaatgacAAATTTGCTCCCGTCTATAAAATTGTCCTTCCTCTTTGTCAAATACGCGATAGATGACAAGTTAAATCACTTAGACGTATTTAAGttcaaaaattacttaaaattaatttatctgAGTCTTATTAGTTATTACACAACATAGACTTTTCGTATGTGGTCGGTCGGTCGACCCAATTAATGATCCAACAAGTGCTTAAATGGATTGATGTTGCGGACTCTTGTAACAATGTCCTAAGATCGATCCAAAAACCATCAACAACAGCTGATTTTTACGCAAGACTATGTATCAAACAACGTGAAATATCAAAGATAGCCATCCTACGTCGAGGATAGCTTGAATAATAGAATATGGTAGACTCATACCAAGAGATTAAATGGTTCAATCTTCTCATATTGTTTTTGTTATATTAGTTTTGAGCATGTCAAACATAGTTTGTCCATTGTGATTTATCGTCAATATGATTCGCAAACTACTGaattattcatttaaatttatccAGAACAACCTAAATATAATGGCGAGTtccaaagttttaaaaaaataacagaaCAAGTGCAAATGTTGCATTGCTTCGATtcctaaaattttcttaatattataaaattcatgTAATTATTACatatccattttgaaaagaattaGAGACTGCTGCTAGAACTACTTTACAATGTCATTTCTTGGTTGCTTATCTAGTTCGGCGCCGCGTAGGAAATAAATCcaacatatgtatatatttgtttatttatattatattatattattatatatacttGCCTAACTGCGTATTAGAGCGTAAACGTTTCCAGGAGATGAAGGAACAACGTGGTCATTAAGTTATATATTTGGATAGCTCCAAATTAATTGTTTGTCAAATGTTAATACCAGAATGTTGAGGTGACCAAGGATTGGACATGTGACAGGTCTACTCATAATCCGAATTTATTTATTCTATACTAGATGGATTAAAGAATAATGAAAATTCCACTACATATGTAATAAAAGATCgagagaaaaatattgtttttataaaatcatttaCCCTTTACATGGATTTTAGCCAATTTAATATTGaccacaaaaaaaataataagataatTCATGGATTTTACAGAACTTTGGCAAATATTATTACATCATTGTTCTCTCGTTTTGGTCAggtttcataaatttttttgtcttcTAGATTTATTGATTGAGAAGACAGACAAAGTCAAATAATTAGAAATCGAGATCCCAATACTAGTTCAATGTCACACACTGTTTGGTGGTGACGTGTGTAATGTCAAGTTAATCATTTCAATGAAAAAACAATGAAACtattaaaatttggaaaataagAGAATATGTCTGAAATTTGGTTGCAAGAACCACATCAGGGACCAAGCTGGTTGTCTGCTGAATTGTTTTGCCTGGAAGTAATGcaaatccataatcattgacGCCAATCTACCCGACAATGAAGAGTGAGTTTTTAAGCAATTCTGTGCAATCTAtggaagaagaaagaaaataacTCAGTAAATAACCATTCCACcatttttaattaatacaaaaaaataaaattcaattaattaaataaatatcatgGAATTAATTAAAGAGGAGAAAGAGTGGATTACCTTTGGTGGCAAATAGAATTGAAGTGGGCAAACATCGAATCAAGTTGTACGTCGAGAGAGGTTGATGTAACTGGAGATGAAATGTTCTAGCCTTTCAAAAATTGTACAGGCAGAGCGGTGGCTCCGGCTGTAGCAAAGTTGTTTCCCTTTCTGAAGTCTGCATTTCTATCTTGGTACGAATGGCGAACCAGATGCTATGGATACAAATATATTGCAAATCTCTCTTATCTTCTGCTGCTGATATGTCCAATGTCACATCAACGTTCTGATGACAAATATCTAAGACTAGGGAAAAAATGTAAATAGATTAAGACCGTATAATCGTAGATtgatcaataataaataaaaaataaaaagaaacgtATAAATTATATGACAAAAACGTAATTTCTCTCGTTGATGTATTTGTCTGTCGGACTTAGGAAGTAACATAAAATATGAAGaccaatataaaaaaaataactctagaattaattaaatcaaaactCAAACGTACGATGTAATCGATTATATATAAGAGCATAGGCCGGTTGGCTTCTTCCCAAGGAAATCTTGGCCATAAGGAAGCCTTGCTCATGCTCTCACCAATGTAGTTCCCAGTATCCGACGAAGAATCCCCCGATTGGTATATCTTATCGATGTTACCATTTCTTCAAATCAAGTGCATTAATTCAATGCAAAAACACAAACAAACCAGAAATGAGACCAATAAATTCAATCTTCGGCATTTTGTCCAATGAAAAATCAAGAATTTGATGTGTTTCTGTAGTGGTGACATATCTTAGCTTGCCCAAAACTTGCATGGATTTATACCAAAATTAAGGCGACAAGCTGGCTAATTAGGgtaattgaattaattattacaatcatttgGTCCATATTCAAATAATTCatcatcaaattttatttatgtggTTTTTctattctttcaaaatttcaaatgaagCTAAACAATTACAATTTGGATGCATTTTACAgagatttaaatatattattagatttgtgttgtgtgtgtattattcaaataaaggaccaaaaacaatctttattatatatatcCACGTATCAATTTAAAAATGCTTTATGAATTTCCAAGTTATATAatgtatagtttttttttttaaaggatatAATGTATAGTTAATCGACAgatagttatatatattttttctaattaTGATAAAAGTTAATATGACACGAAAATAGTTGTCCAAGTATAAAAAAATAGCTAGCAAAGAAAAGAAGGATAATCGAGAGTTAGATTAATTATGTTGACGAATATTTTAGTGACaacaataaataacaaaaaatcgACCGTTGGTGATTTGATGGATATTGtacaagaaaatcaaaattacaataatGTTGAAGAACTATATTTCTTTAtggatgataataataataataaaaaattttattttttgagctTATGGAGTTCTGTCATGGACAAACTGAATGAAAAAATAGTATTAATATCATGGAAGATTATTAATATGTAATATATGTATTAAGAAATGagataaatatgataaaaaaaatttaagggtTTATTAGCTGAAAactatacaaataaatattatgctGATATATTTTGACAAacttttattaataaaaaatgatgGTCTATTATTTGAGGGATCCAATTTTCAAGCTCGTCTCAATCTTTTAAATCAAATTACGCTAGCTAAATAAATCGTATTGAATAAATTCTGTTTCAATGCTCGCTCGAGAAAATGTTGATAAAAAATCAAACTCATGATAATTGTCAAAAGCTCAATTACTATACTAATCGAAATACTTTTAAGAGACTATATATCTAATTCGAACTtaatataaacttaaaatacTTGTATTTTTGAATCAcgttcaaatttaaatatatttggttttaattagttaggttttattctttttttaaaaaatttcgttCTTATGTTGTCCAAAAGTTTTCTTCTTAGTTATGCtgattttatcatatttaatttaatagttAAATATATAAACCCTAGTATTTGGGTTTTTCTTGAAGGACTGATTTTGACCCTAGCCTCAATTTTTGAACTTTTGTTGTCCGAACAGATTTGGCTATTTCTCAAGTTAGTGTGTATCTTTATCAGGTATTGTTTAGATTGGTCTACTATCTGAAAAGTGAaagatgtaatttttttattatcaggAATTCATTCTTTTGCTTGGTTTTTGTTTATGTGATCGATCCAAGGTTCTTGAACTTTTCCCCTATGGACTGTGTAGGGAGACAGGGTTCTTGAACTTTATTTTTGGTGTAGTGCATGTTTCTGGAGCCATCAAGGGTTAGAGACGGAGAATTCGCGTGAATTTCCGAGGTTTGATTTCTTTTGCATCGATGAATGT comes from Primulina huaijiensis isolate GDHJ02 chromosome 17, ASM1229523v2, whole genome shotgun sequence and encodes:
- the LOC140962481 gene encoding zinc finger protein ZAT6-like produces the protein MALEALNSSAAPLPPVLTRRFDDGSGVETPFRKGKRTKRETSTDDSCQSEEEYLAACLVMLARSGDASTTSAVRPLNPDVKGGNSLAGLTDRTDATASASKRTKQFSAKAAAPDQNQFYKCSVCSKSFSSYQALGGHKASHRVKPPIAATSSEESNLSTSASTHASNIYPLNPNGRLHACSICHKTFPTGQALGGHKRRHYEGKIGSATTKTARSKSVSASSDVTTSHGDGDSTAPHRNFDLNLPPSPELELNLMIGLREVESSV